One window of Candidatus Tiamatella incendiivivens genomic DNA carries:
- a CDS encoding TRAM domain-containing protein, which translates to MVKDRYKKGSNISTRDIRRLSIYPNMPRPRDNTTKNRPRSGQTIKIEIADVDDKERGIGKYRGYNVIILGNATVGEVIEARIKTVRGDTIIAEAVSYGDRDLEPF; encoded by the coding sequence ATGGTAAAGGATAGATATAAGAAAGGAAGCAACATCTCCACCCGTGATATCAGGCGTTTAAGCATATACCCTAACATGCCACGGCCAAGAGACAACACAACGAAAAACCGTCCTAGATCTGGCCAAACGATTAAGATAGAAATAGCAGATGTAGATGATAAAGAACGGGGTATAGGCAAGTACAGAGGGTACAATGTAATCATACTAGGCAACGCTACTGTAGGAGAAGTTATTGAAGCACGTATAAAAACCGTCAGAGGAGATACGATAATAGCGGAAGCCGTATCCTATGGAGACCGAGATCTAGAACCTTTCTAA
- a CDS encoding OB-fold nucleic acid binding domain-containing protein, translating to MEGENKKISELKPDMDNVSVKARVIETFEPKTVQTRKGERTISEAIVGDDTGRVKLTLWGEHADTIKEGQAVEIKGGWTTSFRGEVQLNVGFRGEVNEISDEEVPQTEDIPEEVPKGESQRRRYGSSRRYSQSRGYRRGYGSRSY from the coding sequence TTGGAAGGAGAGAATAAGAAAATATCCGAACTCAAACCTGATATGGATAACGTGTCTGTAAAAGCACGCGTTATCGAAACATTCGAACCTAAAACAGTTCAGACCCGAAAAGGAGAAAGAACAATAAGTGAAGCAATCGTAGGAGACGATACTGGAAGAGTCAAGCTAACCCTGTGGGGGGAGCATGCAGATACTATCAAAGAAGGTCAAGCCGTCGAAATCAAAGGTGGGTGGACCACCAGTTTCCGAGGAGAAGTTCAATTAAATGTTGGTTTCCGAGGAGAAGTTAACGAGATAAGCGATGAAGAAGTACCTCAAACTGAAGATATACCTGAAGAAGTGCCCAAGGGAGAGTCACAGAGAAGAAGATATGGTAGTTCAAGGAGATACAGCCAGTCAAGAGGCTATAGAAGAGGATACGGTAGTAGGAGCTACTAA
- a CDS encoding chromatin protein Cren7 has translation MTIEEKNLSKLSPVNVFNPYTGKEESLVPKKVWKIRENLKMGQFQCPHTGRFFKAKVPIDYPEVN, from the coding sequence ATGACAATAGAAGAAAAAAACTTAAGTAAACTGTCCCCAGTAAATGTATTCAACCCTTATACCGGTAAAGAAGAGAGTCTTGTACCCAAGAAAGTGTGGAAAATTAGGGAGAACCTTAAGATGGGCCAATTTCAGTGTCCACACACAGGAAGATTCTTCAAAGCAAAAGTACCTATTGACTACCCTGAAGTCAACTAA
- a CDS encoding MoxR family ATPase: MSVTTVDNDLLRKPRLFYDKLREPFVGRDEEALTVVLALLSGEHVIIIGEPGTAKSALARRAARLLNVKFFKYLLTRFTEPSELFGPLDINALRKGFYKRITANKLPDAEIAFLDEIFNANSAVLNSLLSILQERVLYDGYSEIKVPLWSLVSASNRIPDEPELDALYDRLLYRHIVKPVPEELWEKLLDRSWGIEKGEFEDVKPVMTSSDLLELYKLVFQINLGGIKQSLLRLFAILEDNGMHLTDRRKGKALKAIAAHAIFEGRLKAKIEDLFVLKYIAPRDAEDFDKITNILLEELRTPEKILAELEEIERNVGIIRREVEKLKSFDPKLVEIYRSLKAARRRVAMISRTSDDPRVVDKVDSLINKVDDLLDEVTNKLGM; this comes from the coding sequence TTGAGTGTGACGACAGTAGATAATGATTTGCTGAGAAAGCCTCGGCTGTTTTATGATAAACTTAGGGAGCCTTTTGTAGGGAGAGATGAAGAGGCTCTCACAGTAGTTCTAGCTTTGTTATCTGGCGAACATGTGATTATTATCGGGGAACCAGGTACTGCGAAAAGTGCACTAGCTAGAAGAGCTGCTAGGCTTCTAAACGTCAAGTTCTTCAAGTATCTGCTTACTCGGTTCACTGAACCCTCAGAACTCTTTGGCCCACTTGACATAAACGCATTAAGAAAAGGCTTTTACAAGAGGATTACTGCAAATAAATTACCAGACGCGGAAATAGCTTTTCTCGATGAAATATTTAATGCTAATAGTGCTGTATTGAACAGTTTGCTAAGCATTCTACAGGAGAGAGTGTTATATGACGGTTATAGTGAAATAAAGGTTCCGCTCTGGTCTCTTGTAAGTGCCAGTAACAGAATACCTGATGAACCTGAGTTGGACGCATTATATGATAGGCTCCTATACCGTCATATAGTGAAACCGGTGCCAGAAGAACTTTGGGAGAAACTCTTAGATAGATCTTGGGGTATTGAAAAAGGAGAGTTCGAAGATGTAAAACCGGTCATGACTTCTAGTGATCTACTAGAGCTGTATAAACTAGTTTTTCAGATTAATTTAGGGGGTATCAAACAAAGCTTGCTTAGGCTATTCGCTATACTAGAAGACAACGGTATGCACCTAACAGACAGACGTAAGGGCAAAGCATTGAAAGCCATTGCTGCACACGCAATATTTGAAGGAAGATTGAAAGCCAAGATAGAGGACCTCTTTGTTCTGAAATATATCGCTCCGAGGGATGCAGAGGACTTTGATAAAATAACGAACATATTGTTAGAAGAGTTGAGAACCCCTGAGAAAATATTGGCTGAACTAGAAGAGATTGAGCGGAATGTAGGGATCATAAGAAGAGAGGTTGAGAAGCTCAAGAGTTTCGATCCTAAGCTTGTAGAGATATACAGGAGCCTCAAAGCTGCGAGAAGGAGAGTTGCAATGATCTCCAGAACAAGCGATGATCCCAGGGTTGTCGATAAAGTTGATTCTTTAATCAATAAGGTTGACGATTTGCTTGATGAAGTAACGAATAAACTAGGAATGTAG
- a CDS encoding molybdopterin molybdotransferase MoeA — MKGRKIFKKLIEPSEVMNVLLKMTKKTFLNEVLSESIEMKIEEAVGRLLAENVYSPADLPYYPRSLVDGCAVKSSDTAHAGESTPIELKYKGLVHVGDNPKDKVTEGSCIEVDTGAWIPVGADSVVPIEYVELRGDTAILSKSSGIGMNIALPSTDIGKGDMIASKGTLVTPELVSSIASVGLDVVKTSRPLYVSIGSTGDELIEPGKPLEEGKIYNSNRSYLVSRIRQLGMNVIDYGIIPDNLNELEAHLSDAMKKSDIVIFTGGTSAGPEDVLYKAVERVGKILVHGLKIKPGKPTIIGLLGDKPFFGLPGNPRSALNVFEEVVERYLYKMGLMVKPGFIINTYELPVNIFGTRGRRTYIPISVDNTYLWPVARDSYMIASYAWADGYIEISADAYAPLTKGEKVSAVLHKNPVGTIYSLTDIGDLSKYSSIIEGYIASEPYKVIPVPRDQIDEKIIGNLEHLIATNLVMDTGNNTGSRLYRRLYSRHLVRIERSSRCEYTGIRSGYGFLAKQVDGAVLYHPRFQGLLILFRKGYMDCAIVPSDLLEENKDLLGYTTDIIAKENVFLSSKPHTE, encoded by the coding sequence GTGAAGGGACGTAAGATATTCAAAAAATTAATCGAACCATCTGAAGTAATGAACGTTTTGCTGAAAATGACAAAGAAAACGTTTCTCAATGAGGTATTAAGTGAGAGTATAGAGATGAAAATAGAAGAAGCTGTAGGTAGATTGTTAGCTGAAAACGTGTATTCCCCAGCGGATCTTCCGTACTACCCGAGATCACTTGTCGACGGCTGCGCGGTCAAATCATCTGACACTGCACACGCCGGTGAATCTACACCTATAGAACTGAAATATAAAGGCCTAGTTCATGTCGGGGATAACCCAAAAGACAAAGTCACAGAGGGTTCATGTATAGAAGTAGATACTGGTGCTTGGATACCGGTAGGAGCCGATTCTGTGGTACCAATAGAATACGTGGAGCTTAGAGGAGACACTGCGATATTATCTAAAAGTAGCGGTATTGGAATGAACATTGCACTGCCCTCCACAGATATAGGTAAAGGAGACATGATCGCTTCTAAAGGAACACTTGTAACACCAGAGCTTGTATCATCTATAGCTTCAGTCGGTCTGGACGTCGTGAAGACGTCGCGTCCATTGTATGTATCGATAGGTAGTACAGGCGATGAACTAATTGAACCTGGAAAACCTTTGGAAGAAGGGAAAATATACAATTCTAATAGATCGTATCTAGTAAGCCGTATCAGGCAACTTGGAATGAATGTAATTGATTACGGTATAATTCCCGATAATCTAAATGAACTAGAGGCTCACCTATCTGATGCTATGAAGAAGTCTGATATAGTAATATTTACTGGAGGAACGTCGGCTGGACCTGAAGACGTTCTCTATAAGGCAGTTGAGAGAGTAGGGAAAATTTTGGTACATGGCCTCAAAATAAAGCCAGGTAAACCTACTATTATAGGTTTACTAGGAGATAAACCGTTTTTCGGGCTTCCAGGCAACCCTAGGAGCGCCTTAAACGTTTTCGAGGAGGTAGTGGAAAGGTACCTGTATAAAATGGGGTTAATGGTAAAGCCGGGTTTTATTATTAATACTTACGAGTTACCTGTTAACATTTTTGGAACTAGAGGTAGGAGAACCTATATTCCTATTTCAGTAGACAACACATACTTGTGGCCTGTTGCGAGAGATAGTTATATGATAGCCTCATATGCATGGGCTGACGGGTATATAGAAATATCGGCTGACGCGTATGCCCCTCTGACTAAGGGGGAGAAAGTAAGTGCTGTGTTACATAAGAATCCAGTGGGAACAATATACTCTCTCACGGATATAGGTGACTTAAGTAAATACTCTAGTATCATAGAAGGCTATATTGCTTCTGAACCATACAAGGTTATCCCTGTTCCAAGGGATCAGATAGATGAGAAGATTATAGGAAACCTTGAACATTTGATTGCAACTAATCTTGTAATGGATACTGGAAACAACACTGGCAGTAGATTATATAGACGCCTATACTCAAGGCATTTAGTAAGGATAGAGAGAAGCAGTAGATGCGAATATACTGGAATACGGTCGGGATACGGGTTTCTAGCCAAACAGGTCGATGGTGCTGTACTTTACCATCCAAGGTTTCAGGGCCTCTTGATATTATTTAGAAAAGGATATATGGACTGTGCTATTGTGCCCTCGGATTTGCTGGAAGAAAACAAGGATCTTCTAGGTTATACTACTGATATAATTGCTAAGGAAAACGTATTTCTGTCTTCAAAGCCTCATACTGAATAA
- a CDS encoding glycosyltransferase family 39 protein, with protein MKERSTLRFSKLVIGGLIVSLSISLILLVILYYNAELLAENCSGASCYVSDEVYYVNVARKLLINIFHVHNREWWPSSNSIKPAYYNLEHPPLAKYFIGLAMLLLGDKPVSWRIPSIVLTSTLPLLVYVAVIRYFRGAIGVLAGILASITLLFDPVIHTMGSLAMLDPYLAFFSVLTFILAVYEKRSLAGISLGLTLSIKYSGYFLAPFLYVLFRMKGEKPGKTLYYVLVLPVAVLLVLNAPLIIHFGVSTWISQSVIGAIEWHTTSRGPGPPASSPWGWLLNSNYFIMSFEPFRYLATVNSVVYIIALLSSFILLPMFMPGKTLYGIGALLSIWLGYVLTFVAGNHTLYSFYTIQLSPFAAMAFSEVFIALYLLMEGKLGKSYRKYLQPYRNVILNAKFDELPEEFSILPWFTKDYAVPAFFISTIAFLGGIFFLQKPAFLNDYIGIGCIINKGYPSDPTKTGLYNIIFATILFPVILQFYKPKHSNLRRLSPSLLLLSTGIILSSFNANSLVSPLILIAVLYLYRNRLLGMYMMGLSAYSLPVLIGLVIAGVFLATPLEFLLLGLGVLTGILLAIGYCGSSLTLSSFLYLFNYRSSLNIFNLIGGLSPSEQAVMLLSSIIISLILLHDRKPIIRVEVKGKPIATDHFVLAFSTVSILVYSMTNMFSPERIAPLMIMLALYDVYCKKGLGFYSALASLAGISSVYIIPYTNEISKILFKYTPSNGLDPFALHNIIGCVFHVIMIGLVLYWLGGRHDDQLTE; from the coding sequence GTGAAAGAACGTTCAACTTTGCGGTTCAGTAAACTGGTAATAGGAGGGTTAATAGTATCCCTCTCAATCAGCCTTATACTCCTAGTTATACTTTACTATAATGCTGAGCTTCTAGCGGAGAACTGTTCGGGGGCATCATGCTATGTTAGTGATGAAGTATACTATGTAAATGTTGCGAGAAAACTCCTAATCAACATTTTCCACGTTCATAATAGAGAATGGTGGCCGAGTAGTAACTCTATTAAGCCGGCCTACTATAACCTCGAACACCCTCCGCTTGCTAAGTACTTTATAGGGCTTGCAATGCTATTGCTGGGAGATAAACCTGTTTCATGGCGAATTCCAAGTATAGTGTTAACATCTACTCTTCCGCTACTGGTATATGTTGCAGTTATACGGTATTTTAGAGGCGCAATCGGTGTTTTAGCCGGGATTCTAGCTTCAATTACTCTGTTGTTTGATCCCGTAATTCATACTATGGGAAGTTTAGCTATGCTTGACCCTTATCTCGCCTTCTTCTCAGTTTTAACATTTATACTAGCAGTATATGAAAAGAGGAGTTTGGCGGGAATATCCCTAGGATTAACTCTCAGTATTAAATACAGTGGCTATTTTCTTGCACCATTTCTCTATGTGCTGTTTAGGATGAAAGGGGAGAAACCGGGGAAAACGCTTTACTATGTACTAGTGCTTCCAGTTGCAGTGCTTCTAGTTCTGAATGCCCCTTTAATTATACATTTCGGTGTATCGACATGGATTAGTCAAAGCGTTATAGGGGCTATAGAATGGCATACAACATCAAGAGGACCCGGGCCTCCGGCTTCCTCTCCCTGGGGCTGGTTGTTGAACTCTAACTACTTCATCATGTCATTCGAACCCTTCAGGTACCTAGCGACGGTAAATAGTGTAGTTTATATAATCGCGTTACTCTCATCTTTCATTCTACTACCAATGTTTATGCCAGGTAAAACTCTCTATGGTATAGGTGCATTATTATCCATATGGTTAGGCTATGTTCTAACATTCGTGGCTGGAAACCACACACTATATAGTTTCTATACCATACAGTTGTCACCATTCGCTGCCATGGCTTTCTCGGAGGTGTTTATAGCATTATATCTGTTAATGGAGGGGAAGCTCGGCAAATCATATAGAAAGTATTTACAACCATATAGAAATGTTATCTTGAATGCTAAGTTTGATGAACTTCCAGAGGAATTCTCAATACTCCCATGGTTTACTAAGGATTATGCAGTGCCAGCATTCTTCATCTCAACTATAGCCTTCCTCGGCGGCATATTCTTCTTACAGAAACCAGCCTTCTTAAACGACTACATTGGAATAGGTTGCATTATAAACAAAGGTTACCCATCAGACCCTACGAAAACTGGGTTATACAATATTATATTCGCCACAATATTATTCCCGGTGATACTGCAGTTCTATAAACCGAAACATAGTAATCTGAGAAGACTATCGCCTAGCTTACTACTGCTATCAACTGGAATAATTCTATCCTCATTCAATGCTAACAGCCTTGTATCACCGCTTATACTAATAGCTGTTCTCTACCTGTACAGAAACCGATTGCTAGGCATGTACATGATGGGTTTGTCAGCATACTCCTTACCGGTTCTCATAGGTCTAGTTATAGCAGGGGTTTTCTTAGCTACCCCACTAGAATTTTTGTTACTGGGGCTAGGGGTTTTAACAGGCATTCTCCTAGCAATAGGATATTGTGGCAGCTCCCTTACACTTAGTAGTTTCCTGTATTTATTTAACTATAGAAGTAGTCTGAATATATTCAACCTGATAGGAGGATTAAGCCCTAGTGAGCAGGCAGTTATGCTTCTTTCATCAATAATTATATCATTGATACTTTTACATGATAGGAAACCGATTATACGAGTAGAAGTTAAAGGCAAGCCTATAGCTACAGACCATTTTGTCTTAGCATTTTCCACTGTTTCCATCCTAGTTTACTCAATGACAAACATGTTTAGCCCGGAAAGAATAGCACCACTCATGATAATGCTGGCATTATACGATGTATACTGTAAAAAAGGATTAGGATTTTACTCTGCACTAGCAAGTCTAGCAGGGATTTCATCTGTATATATTATTCCATATACCAATGAGATTTCAAAGATCCTATTCAAATATACACCATCTAACGGGCTAGACCCGTTTGCTCTTCATAATATCATTGGATGCGTATTTCATGTGATAATGATAGGATTAGTTCTCTATTGGTTAGGTGGACGGCATGACGATCAACTCACTGAATAA
- the iorA gene encoding indolepyruvate ferredoxin oxidoreductase subunit alpha yields MVSKGELLSPPGSTRLFLGNEAIARGALEAGVGFVAGYPGTPSTEIIETLAKVAKDVGIHVEWSTNEKVALEAVFGAQLTGVRSMAVMKHVGLNVAADPFMTLSYTGVVGGTVIVTADDPNMWSSQNEQDNRFFGLKSYIPVFEPSEPKEAKELVKTLFDFSETQEHPVLFRTTTRISHVRGPVKIGELSQPKVKGFFKKDRPRFTMIPAHARNRRKILIEKWPSIVKALEGFKPFNRIENPGSKKTIIASGLSYSYTREALESLGLYEKTTLIKLSTPFPIPYDMLEPLKDSTDVLVIEELEPVVEMQVKSKAYDMGLNVPVKGKDLVPIIGELSLDKVARAIAKFHGIETVPLNISGDNPLTAQIELPPRPPAMCPGCPHRGTYYALRKAVNKAKVKPVFSGDIGCYSLGVLPPFQEQDTIIEMGGSIGLGNGFAHTLDQQFPIAIIGDSTFFHSGITGLVNAVYNRAPQLIIVLDNRVTGMTGEQPHPGTGLTATYEETNPISIKEMAKGVGLKYVDEFDPFNIDESFKTIYKAIEYVKTNRKPAFLVARRACALEIDRRAARKGVSNPIYQVILDKCTGCGVCYNAFTCPAIMVRGDKKAYIDETLCTGCGVCAEVCPFDAIVKTKEGDPEWYDLWNI; encoded by the coding sequence ATGGTTAGTAAAGGAGAACTTCTATCTCCCCCAGGAAGTACGCGTTTATTCCTAGGAAACGAGGCAATAGCTCGAGGTGCTTTAGAGGCTGGTGTGGGTTTTGTAGCAGGATATCCAGGCACACCATCAACCGAGATAATTGAAACACTAGCGAAAGTAGCTAAGGATGTTGGAATACATGTTGAGTGGAGCACTAATGAGAAAGTAGCATTGGAAGCAGTTTTCGGTGCTCAACTCACTGGAGTAAGATCCATGGCTGTTATGAAGCACGTTGGGTTAAATGTTGCTGCTGACCCATTTATGACTCTTTCTTATACTGGTGTTGTAGGAGGGACTGTTATAGTCACAGCTGATGATCCGAACATGTGGAGCAGTCAGAACGAACAGGACAATAGGTTTTTCGGGTTAAAAAGCTATATTCCAGTCTTTGAACCTAGTGAACCTAAAGAAGCTAAGGAATTAGTTAAAACTCTCTTCGATTTCAGTGAAACCCAAGAACACCCCGTACTCTTCCGGACAACTACTAGAATATCCCATGTAAGAGGGCCGGTTAAAATCGGTGAACTATCTCAACCTAAGGTGAAAGGCTTCTTCAAAAAAGATCGACCCAGGTTCACAATGATACCTGCACATGCTAGGAATAGAAGAAAGATACTTATAGAGAAATGGCCTAGCATTGTCAAAGCTTTAGAAGGGTTTAAACCGTTCAATAGAATAGAGAATCCTGGGAGTAAAAAAACCATAATTGCATCAGGATTATCCTACTCTTATACGAGGGAAGCACTTGAATCCCTAGGCTTGTATGAAAAGACCACTTTAATTAAACTTTCAACTCCATTTCCTATACCATATGATATGTTAGAACCCTTAAAAGACTCTACGGATGTTTTAGTGATCGAAGAATTAGAGCCTGTAGTTGAAATGCAGGTCAAAAGTAAAGCATATGACATGGGGTTAAACGTACCAGTAAAAGGCAAGGATCTTGTTCCAATTATAGGAGAATTAAGCCTTGATAAAGTAGCTAGAGCGATAGCTAAATTCCATGGAATAGAAACTGTACCATTAAATATTTCCGGGGATAATCCTTTGACTGCACAAATAGAGTTACCTCCTAGGCCACCAGCAATGTGCCCTGGATGCCCGCATAGAGGCACTTACTATGCATTGCGAAAAGCTGTTAATAAAGCTAAAGTAAAACCAGTCTTTAGTGGAGATATAGGATGCTATAGCCTCGGAGTACTTCCCCCATTCCAAGAGCAAGATACAATAATAGAAATGGGGGGAAGCATTGGTTTAGGAAATGGTTTCGCTCACACACTCGACCAACAATTTCCTATTGCTATAATAGGTGACTCCACATTCTTCCACTCAGGAATAACAGGACTAGTAAATGCTGTATACAACCGAGCTCCACAGCTTATTATAGTACTTGATAACAGAGTAACTGGAATGACAGGTGAACAGCCTCATCCAGGTACAGGTCTCACAGCCACTTATGAAGAAACCAACCCCATCAGTATTAAGGAGATGGCTAAAGGCGTGGGGCTGAAGTATGTAGATGAGTTTGATCCTTTCAACATCGACGAATCGTTCAAAACAATATATAAAGCGATAGAATATGTAAAAACGAATAGGAAACCAGCATTTCTAGTTGCTAGGAGAGCTTGCGCTCTTGAAATAGATAGAAGAGCTGCGAGAAAGGGTGTTAGCAACCCAATATACCAGGTTATACTCGATAAATGTACTGGCTGCGGAGTATGTTACAATGCATTTACATGCCCTGCAATAATGGTTAGAGGCGATAAAAAAGCATACATTGATGAAACCCTATGCACAGGTTGCGGGGTTTGCGCAGAGGTATGTCCATTTGATGCTATAGTAAAGACCAAGGAAGGAGATCCTGAGTGGTATGATCTATGGAACATTTAG
- a CDS encoding molybdopterin molybdotransferase MoeA has protein sequence MSSYRFMRRLNNVDKAIELVYRYLKDKLTIESRHIDSNVIGSYSAEEIRAHKDIPPTNRAVVDGCAALSIDLGGTSPEAPVILRKIGSVYAGEAERFILNRGECVEVATGAVLPSNADVVIPAEYLMGAGQNNIGVIKEFNSGYGVSLKGEDLKTGEILVRTGDVILEYHIAMISALGIPKIEIWKLPRISVVSTGSEVIEPGQGYSPGKIYDSTRRLVKGFLRRLGFIDLLDYGIVPDDKDTIKSVLEKATGKSDVIITIGGTSVGKKDTTIRVIEEMNPLTHLHGFALTPGRPLGVTKTGTGKLILSLSGMPVASLTELIAIVEPALSKAIGRTNRILPIIKGVLRKKLVTHPGMLNYVRSKLSCGSDGRLHVEPLRLTGSGILSTLRDGPGIVIVPPDITGYNEGDIVDVIIYDTDSLSCMENKGEA, from the coding sequence TTGTCGTCGTATAGGTTTATGAGGAGGCTCAATAATGTAGACAAAGCTATAGAGTTGGTATATAGGTATTTGAAGGATAAATTAACTATAGAATCTAGGCATATTGATAGTAATGTAATAGGCTCTTATTCAGCTGAGGAAATTCGAGCTCATAAAGATATTCCTCCTACAAATAGAGCTGTAGTAGATGGATGCGCAGCATTATCCATTGATTTAGGGGGTACCTCACCAGAGGCACCAGTAATTCTTAGAAAGATCGGGTCAGTTTATGCAGGAGAGGCCGAAAGATTTATCTTGAATAGGGGAGAATGTGTGGAAGTAGCTACAGGTGCTGTTTTACCATCGAATGCTGATGTCGTTATCCCTGCAGAATATTTGATGGGTGCTGGTCAAAATAATATTGGAGTTATTAAAGAATTCAACTCTGGATACGGTGTTAGCCTAAAAGGTGAGGACTTGAAAACGGGTGAAATTCTTGTCAGAACAGGCGATGTTATACTAGAATACCATATCGCCATGATTTCAGCATTAGGCATTCCCAAGATTGAAATCTGGAAGCTTCCAAGGATATCTGTTGTTTCTACAGGGAGTGAGGTAATAGAGCCTGGACAGGGCTATAGTCCTGGAAAAATATATGATTCCACGAGAAGACTGGTAAAAGGATTTCTACGAAGACTAGGCTTTATTGATCTATTAGATTATGGTATAGTTCCAGATGACAAGGATACCATCAAGAGTGTTTTAGAAAAAGCAACGGGTAAGTCTGATGTGATCATAACTATAGGGGGTACTAGTGTTGGTAAGAAGGATACTACTATAAGGGTCATAGAGGAAATGAATCCGTTAACGCATCTTCACGGATTTGCTCTAACTCCGGGAAGACCTCTTGGTGTCACGAAAACTGGAACAGGCAAATTAATACTTTCTCTAAGCGGGATGCCGGTTGCGTCGCTTACGGAACTAATAGCTATAGTAGAACCTGCACTGTCGAAGGCTATTGGTAGAACAAATAGAATACTCCCTATCATTAAAGGAGTGTTGAGGAAGAAATTAGTGACTCATCCCGGGATGTTGAATTATGTCCGTTCTAAATTATCATGCGGTTCCGATGGAAGATTACATGTTGAACCCCTAAGACTTACTGGTAGCGGAATCCTTTCCACACTAAGAGACGGGCCGGGAATAGTGATCGTTCCTCCTGACATAACAGGATACAACGAAGGAGATATAGTCGATGTGATAATATACGACACAGATTCTTTAAGTTGTATGGAAAACAAGGGTGAAGCATAG
- a CDS encoding indolepyruvate oxidoreductase subunit beta gives MEKVNILTAGVGGQGLITLSNVLAKAAVASGTKVLVAETHGLSQRGGSVEVHVRMGNVYAPLIPVGGADILVGMELIEAARFLYYLRKGGVAVLNDRIIKPAVPGVKEPARNDLIEYVSSHADKIYLVDALTIAKEAGSSLAQNMVLLGSLLSTGLLEDFLSKESVIRVIRTLRTPKINERAFELGFSKTNRL, from the coding sequence GTGGAGAAAGTTAACATATTAACTGCAGGAGTTGGGGGACAGGGTCTCATTACACTTTCAAACGTTCTTGCGAAAGCCGCAGTGGCTAGTGGAACTAAAGTACTGGTTGCTGAAACACACGGTCTTAGCCAGAGGGGAGGTAGCGTTGAAGTTCACGTTAGAATGGGAAACGTTTATGCGCCTCTAATACCTGTTGGAGGAGCTGACATACTCGTAGGTATGGAACTTATTGAAGCCGCTAGATTCCTTTACTATCTGAGAAAAGGCGGTGTAGCTGTCCTTAACGATAGGATTATTAAACCAGCTGTTCCTGGTGTAAAGGAACCTGCAAGAAACGATTTAATTGAATATGTTTCTAGCCATGCGGATAAAATTTACCTAGTTGACGCGCTAACAATAGCCAAAGAAGCAGGTAGCTCTCTTGCCCAGAACATGGTGTTGCTAGGATCTCTTCTATCAACAGGTCTCCTAGAAGATTTCTTGTCAAAGGAATCAGTTATCAGGGTTATCAGAACACTTAGAACTCCTAAAATCAATGAGAGAGCTTTCGAACTAGGTTTCAGTAAAACCAACAGACTCTGA
- the cdd gene encoding cytidine deaminase, translated as MSEEELFGLARKLISYAYAPYSNFKVVAFAETRLGELFQGVNIENASYSLTICAERTAVFNAISNGHRDIERIHIFTETDEPVSPCGACRQVIAEFNPTATIISYSLSTGRKKQWTLKELLPDHFNLKI; from the coding sequence GTGAGTGAAGAGGAATTATTTGGGCTTGCAAGAAAACTAATATCATACGCATATGCACCTTACTCTAACTTCAAAGTTGTCGCTTTTGCTGAAACAAGATTGGGGGAACTTTTCCAAGGCGTGAACATAGAAAATGCTAGTTATAGTTTAACCATATGTGCCGAAAGAACGGCAGTATTCAATGCCATATCAAATGGCCATAGAGACATAGAGAGAATTCACATATTCACTGAAACAGACGAACCTGTAAGTCCTTGTGGGGCATGTAGACAGGTCATAGCGGAGTTTAACCCGACAGCTACTATTATATCATACAGTCTCTCTACAGGCAGAAAGAAACAGTGGACTCTAAAAGAACTTCTTCCCGACCACTTTAATCTAAAAATCTAA